A single window of Candoia aspera isolate rCanAsp1 chromosome 3, rCanAsp1.hap2, whole genome shotgun sequence DNA harbors:
- the ID4 gene encoding DNA-binding protein inhibitor ID-4 produces the protein MKAVSPVRHPSRKALASGCCCGGGDGGGGDLALRCLAEHGCYKGSPSLGEEPATLCLQCDMNDCYSRLRKLVPTIPPNKRVSKVEILQHVIDYILDLQLALETHPALLRPPPPPPPPLHPASYPGGPPRTPLTALNTDPAGAVNKQGDSILCR, from the exons ATGAAAGCGGTGAGTCCCGTACGACACCCCAGCAGGAAGGCATTGGCTAGCGGCTGCTGTTGTGGAGGCGGCGACGGAGGCGGCGGCGATCTGGCTCTGCGTTGCCTGGCCGAGCacggctgctacaaggggagccCCTCGCTGGGCGAGGAGCCCGCGACTCTGTGTCTTCAGTGCGACATGAATGACTGTTACAGTCGCCTTAGGAAGCTGGTGCCCACCATTCCACCCAACAAGCGGGTCAGCAAAGTGGAGATCCTGCAGCATGTGATCGACTACATCCTTGATCTGCAGCTGGCCTTGGAGACGCACCCGGCTCTGctccggccgccgccgccgccgccgcccccgttGCACCCAGCAAGTTACCCTGGAGGGCCTCCCCGGACCCCGCTCACAGCGCTCAACACCGACCCG GCGGGTGCTGTTAATAAGCAAGGAGATAGTATTTTGTGCCGCTGA